One window of Sulfurospirillum sp. 1612 genomic DNA carries:
- a CDS encoding fimbrial biogenesis chaperone: protein MKRVLATLVSLIWIGSVLFAGSFSIKPLRIDLSSDKKTDMLSVRNMSEHSMIIQLDLVSWDQKGGTDHYTPTHALIAVPSIFEIKPGASQTIRIGLRKMDRYEREAAYRLYLREVPSKMDLQSGRVNVVLRIGIPIFVKPRKKSGPILTWEATCSEQKTLVLRARNTGNAHIKVMEIAVDNLDAKKPIVRKMLSYILSGKERSWSFPTYKCPKLGTKLKLSVLTDIGRIHAKPVAK, encoded by the coding sequence ATGAAAAGAGTACTTGCCACACTAGTATCGCTGATATGGATTGGCTCAGTTCTTTTTGCTGGTTCCTTCTCGATAAAGCCTTTGCGTATTGATCTTTCTTCCGATAAAAAAACGGACATGCTAAGCGTCCGTAATATGAGTGAACATTCGATGATTATTCAGCTGGACCTTGTCTCATGGGATCAAAAAGGTGGAACAGACCATTATACTCCGACTCATGCGTTGATTGCGGTGCCATCAATATTTGAAATCAAGCCAGGTGCTTCGCAAACGATTCGCATTGGATTGCGTAAGATGGATCGGTATGAGCGTGAAGCGGCATATCGACTCTACCTACGTGAAGTTCCCTCGAAGATGGATTTGCAAAGTGGACGTGTCAATGTTGTCCTTCGTATCGGTATTCCTATTTTTGTGAAACCACGCAAAAAAAGCGGCCCGATATTGACATGGGAAGCAACATGTAGTGAACAGAAAACTCTTGTGCTTAGGGCCCGAAATACTGGCAATGCACATATTAAGGTGATGGAAATCGCGGTGGATAATCTAGATGCAAAGAAGCCTATCGTAAGAAAAATGTTGAGTTATATTCTTTCTGGTAAAGAACGCTCCTGGTCATTTCCGACTTATAAGTGTCCAAAGCTTGGCACAAAATTAAAGCTTTCGGTACTAACAGACATAGGTCGTATCCATGCCAAACCGGTGGCAAAGTAG
- a CDS encoding fimbria/pilus outer membrane usher protein, which translates to MPNRWQSSPCYALLILLLMGVCPLLATESKHSSLFLPSLEKKGYQDSLFSITLNGQNTGDVFLVLMRDERLYLSQENLSTLRLVLPQNHRVQINHKSYIPLDAISGLTYTLDSAHLILHLRATPQCFIKSELTSKHTTSSKFSPASNGFFFNYDTSYEQTQDQKSGSLLGEVGIFGENGLVLGNFLLHNDEVNGEVTRDMVRLDTAYIFDLPAELQTLRVGDSISKSDTMWGNSVRFGGVQWGTNFAIQPDLITMPQFSISGEAKLPSTADLYINNIRKERFDIDQGPFTIPNIPTVSGAGQMQLVVKDILGRETVIQVPFYASPSLLQTGLAEYSSEIGFLRENYAIQSNDYGAFVAAGTYRRGITDGLTLGIHGEGTSQTQALGISSNILWSNIGIFSAFAAGSHSRENTSRVGSQGEQIGLGFDHSGSPASFGVRATFSTRGFTGVGEEDASRIRFDGRVSLHYATQHVGSFSGTLLHRNYWEEEDVRAVTLGYQLRLGKWGSFSATLQHTILPESDNVLFCYVSIPLGNRTSGSIHVRRDNGVLTESFALQKSLPSGTGSGYSVQGETGENERLEATYNYQNSHGSYHATVVRNEDQNAYRLGISGGIGYLDGSLFQARRIDQSFAIVDVGDFKGVDVYQDNQLVGKTDENGRAILPRLRAYQKNPIRIETKDLPMNVSIPLYKINAVPRYRQGIQVNFPIHHVRQAVMRFVTEEGSALPTGADIQIKGTSHHFPVGSNGEVYLTDLDAVSQIRACWDGHCCEATITYPKSDDPLPDLGEQICKEIGQ; encoded by the coding sequence ATGCCAAACCGGTGGCAAAGTAGTCCATGTTATGCCTTACTCATATTACTCCTTATGGGAGTATGTCCACTCCTTGCCACAGAATCAAAACACTCCTCCTTGTTTCTTCCTTCTTTAGAAAAAAAAGGATACCAAGATTCACTTTTTTCTATAACACTCAATGGGCAAAATACGGGAGATGTCTTTTTAGTCTTGATGCGAGATGAGAGGCTTTATCTGAGCCAAGAAAATCTTAGCACATTACGATTGGTCTTACCCCAGAACCATAGAGTTCAGATCAACCATAAATCCTACATCCCACTCGATGCCATTTCTGGGCTTACCTATACTTTGGATTCGGCTCATTTGATATTGCATTTACGTGCTACACCCCAGTGTTTTATCAAAAGTGAATTGACATCCAAGCATACGACTTCTTCAAAATTCTCTCCCGCCTCAAACGGATTTTTCTTCAATTATGATACATCCTACGAACAGACTCAAGATCAAAAGTCAGGCAGCTTGCTTGGCGAAGTAGGAATTTTTGGTGAGAACGGTCTTGTTTTAGGGAATTTTTTATTGCACAATGATGAGGTTAATGGTGAGGTGACACGGGATATGGTACGACTAGATACTGCCTATATCTTTGATTTACCAGCAGAACTTCAGACTTTGCGAGTGGGAGATAGTATCAGCAAAAGTGATACGATGTGGGGAAATTCCGTGCGTTTTGGTGGGGTGCAGTGGGGAACCAATTTTGCTATACAACCCGATCTCATTACAATGCCTCAATTTTCGATCAGTGGAGAGGCGAAGTTACCCTCTACCGCAGATCTTTATATCAATAATATCCGCAAAGAGCGTTTTGATATCGATCAGGGACCTTTTACGATTCCGAATATTCCAACAGTAAGTGGTGCTGGGCAGATGCAGCTTGTCGTAAAAGATATTTTAGGCAGAGAAACAGTGATTCAAGTCCCATTTTATGCGAGTCCAAGTCTGTTGCAAACCGGACTTGCTGAGTATTCTTCTGAGATTGGATTTTTGCGAGAAAATTATGCGATTCAAAGCAATGATTATGGCGCATTCGTGGCAGCAGGAACATATCGGCGTGGGATTACCGATGGTTTGACATTAGGTATTCATGGTGAGGGGACATCCCAGACACAAGCGCTTGGAATTTCTAGTAATATTTTGTGGTCTAATATCGGTATTTTTAGTGCTTTTGCCGCAGGCAGTCATAGTCGTGAAAATACGAGTCGTGTAGGCAGTCAGGGCGAGCAAATAGGCTTGGGTTTTGATCACTCAGGAAGTCCTGCGAGTTTTGGAGTGCGCGCGACTTTTAGTACGCGAGGATTTACAGGTGTGGGGGAAGAGGATGCATCAAGGATACGATTTGATGGACGCGTATCACTGCACTATGCTACGCAACATGTCGGATCATTTAGCGGCACACTATTGCATCGTAATTATTGGGAAGAAGAAGATGTTAGAGCTGTGACACTTGGCTATCAGTTGCGATTAGGTAAATGGGGCAGTTTTAGCGCGACATTACAACATACGATTTTACCTGAATCTGATAATGTATTATTTTGTTATGTCTCCATTCCATTGGGAAATCGCACCAGCGGTAGTATTCATGTGCGAAGGGACAATGGCGTGTTAACAGAAAGTTTCGCACTGCAAAAAAGTTTGCCATCAGGTACAGGGAGCGGATACAGTGTGCAAGGAGAGACGGGTGAGAATGAGCGCTTGGAAGCGACTTATAATTACCAAAATAGCCATGGAAGCTACCATGCCACAGTGGTACGAAATGAAGATCAAAATGCCTATCGTCTTGGTATTAGTGGGGGCATTGGCTATCTTGATGGTAGCTTGTTTCAAGCCAGACGCATTGATCAAAGTTTTGCTATAGTTGATGTGGGAGATTTCAAAGGGGTTGATGTCTATCAAGACAATCAATTAGTGGGAAAAACAGACGAAAATGGACGCGCTATATTGCCAAGATTACGCGCATATCAAAAAAATCCAATACGCATCGAAACCAAGGATTTACCTATGAATGTGAGTATTCCTCTCTATAAAATAAACGCCGTCCCCAGATATCGACAAGGGATTCAAGTCAATTTTCCAATACATCACGTGCGCCAGGCCGTCATGAGATTTGTTACAGAGGAGGGTAGCGCTCTTCCAACAGGAGCGGATATCCAGATCAAAGGAACCTCGCATCATTTTCCTGTTGGCTCAAATGGAGAGGTTTATCTTACAGATTTAGATGCTGTGAGTCAGATTCGAGCTTGTTGGGATGGTCACTGCTGTGAGGCCACCATCACCTATCCAAAGAGTGATGATCCCCTCCCTGATTTGGGAGAGCAGATTTGTAAGGAGATAGGACAATGA
- a CDS encoding Csu type fimbrial protein has translation MNQIPRYIKVGLLTFCLLTQPAWALLASCTVSSTPVNFGNYDVFNSSPTDATGTVTVTCTGILGLLGLLVHYNVSLDSGNSGNSSARKMQQAGSSTDLEYNLYTDSGHSVVWGDGSNGSSTISSSLTILQLGANTDNISLYGRIPAGQNVEAGSYSDIITVTVDY, from the coding sequence ATGAATCAAATACCCCGATATATAAAAGTAGGATTACTGACATTTTGTTTGCTGACCCAACCCGCATGGGCACTGCTTGCTAGTTGTACGGTCTCCTCCACTCCGGTTAATTTTGGAAATTATGATGTCTTTAATTCTTCACCTACGGATGCAACCGGCACTGTGACGGTTACATGTACCGGTATTCTGGGTCTATTGGGACTTTTAGTACATTATAATGTGAGTCTTGATAGTGGCAACAGTGGTAATTCTAGCGCGCGAAAAATGCAACAAGCAGGAAGTAGTACGGACCTTGAATACAATCTCTATACAGATAGTGGACACTCAGTGGTGTGGGGAGATGGGAGTAATGGAAGTAGTACTATCTCTTCGAGTCTCACGATACTTCAGCTGGGTGCAAATACTGATAATATTTCACTCTATGGCCGTATCCCTGCGGGACAAAATGTCGAAGCGGGCTCTTATAGTGATATCATCACGGTGACGGTTGATTATTAA
- a CDS encoding ATP-dependent Clp protease ATP-binding subunit has translation MNTLFEKLTHQMTQTIESALSLALHTKNPEVSPWHVLWALVTNSSSILNQVLNKMGVDKAALELEIKSKVNMLPTVSSITKENIKLSRALIESLQSAQGLMSKQGDSYLSVDTWLQENIKNKEIKDVLSKYIDLLEMKKTLESLRGNKKIDKQTGDETLESLEKFGIDLTKKAIDGELDPVIGRDEEIHRIMQILIRKTKNNPILIGEPGTGKTAIAEGLALRIANNDVPLSLQNKKVVALDMSALIAGAKYRGEFEDRLKAVIEEVKSSGDIILFIDEIHTIVGAGASEGSMDAANILKPALARGELHTIGATTLKEYRKYFEKDAALQRRFQPVTVNEPSINEALQILRGIKESLEAFHSVRITDSALVAAAKLSDRYITDRFLPDKAIDLIDEGASELKMQIESEPIELSRVKIEIGRLMVEKEALLMESKKKNKERLDEIEKELSDIKEKEKKLQIQFDTEKSVFEQIANLKNEAEVLRKEADIAKRNSDFNKAAEIEYGKIPEIDQKEQELNAQWEKMIESGTLLKNSVDEEMIASIVSKWTGIPVTKMLQSDKQKVLDVEDRLREEVVGQDKALHAIGRTIKRNKAGLGSDSRPIGSFMFLGPTGVGKTQSAKALAKFLFDSEKSLIRFDMSEYMEKHAVSRLIGAAPGYVGYDEGGQLTEAVRRKPYSVLLFDEVEKAHPDVFNILLQVLDDGRLTDNKGVTVDFKNTIIILTSNIASDKIMENPQNCEKDVMNEIKRYFKPEFLNRLDDIVIFNPLSFEDIKNIVNIMFTELEQRVGERGIKISLDESAKELIAQAGFDPVFGARPLKRALYELVEDRLADMILRDELSEGSDVAIKAYQDELVFELL, from the coding sequence ATGAATACACTATTTGAAAAGCTAACTCATCAGATGACACAAACCATCGAGAGTGCGCTATCATTAGCCTTGCATACTAAAAATCCAGAAGTGTCCCCATGGCACGTATTATGGGCGTTGGTTACCAACTCATCTTCCATATTAAATCAAGTTTTAAATAAAATGGGCGTGGACAAGGCGGCATTAGAACTCGAAATTAAAAGCAAAGTCAATATGTTACCCACCGTATCAAGTATCACAAAAGAAAATATCAAGCTCTCACGTGCTTTAATCGAATCGTTGCAAAGTGCACAAGGTTTGATGAGCAAACAAGGAGATAGTTATCTCTCTGTTGACACGTGGTTACAAGAGAACATCAAAAATAAAGAGATTAAAGATGTACTGAGCAAGTATATCGATTTGCTTGAGATGAAAAAAACACTAGAATCACTTCGAGGCAACAAAAAGATTGATAAACAAACCGGCGATGAAACGCTTGAATCATTGGAAAAATTTGGAATTGATTTGACCAAAAAAGCCATCGACGGGGAACTTGACCCGGTTATTGGTCGTGATGAAGAGATTCATCGTATCATGCAGATATTAATCAGAAAAACCAAAAACAATCCAATTTTAATCGGAGAACCCGGTACGGGTAAGACTGCCATTGCTGAGGGGTTGGCCTTAAGAATTGCAAACAATGATGTACCGCTTAGTCTGCAAAACAAAAAAGTGGTCGCTTTAGATATGAGCGCACTGATTGCAGGGGCAAAATATCGAGGAGAGTTTGAAGACCGACTCAAAGCGGTCATTGAGGAAGTCAAAAGTTCGGGAGATATTATCCTTTTTATCGATGAAATTCACACCATCGTAGGCGCTGGAGCAAGCGAGGGTAGTATGGATGCGGCAAACATTTTAAAACCGGCATTGGCTAGAGGTGAATTGCATACCATCGGTGCGACAACGCTCAAAGAGTACCGAAAATATTTTGAAAAAGATGCCGCTTTGCAACGAAGATTTCAACCCGTCACGGTCAATGAACCAAGTATTAATGAAGCATTGCAAATTTTACGTGGGATTAAAGAGTCACTCGAAGCGTTTCACAGCGTGAGGATTACCGACAGTGCTTTAGTGGCTGCTGCGAAGTTAAGTGATCGCTACATCACGGATCGATTTTTACCAGATAAAGCCATCGACTTGATTGATGAGGGGGCGAGTGAACTCAAGATGCAAATTGAGAGTGAACCGATTGAGCTCAGTCGTGTCAAGATTGAAATCGGGCGTTTGATGGTAGAAAAAGAGGCCCTTTTGATGGAAAGTAAGAAAAAGAACAAAGAACGACTCGATGAAATCGAAAAAGAATTGAGTGACATCAAAGAAAAAGAGAAAAAACTACAAATCCAATTTGACACCGAAAAAAGTGTTTTTGAACAGATTGCTAACTTGAAAAATGAGGCTGAAGTCTTGCGCAAAGAAGCAGATATTGCCAAAAGAAATAGTGATTTCAACAAAGCCGCTGAGATAGAGTATGGCAAGATACCAGAAATCGACCAAAAAGAGCAAGAACTCAACGCTCAATGGGAAAAAATGATTGAGAGTGGTACGCTTTTGAAAAATAGTGTCGATGAGGAGATGATTGCCTCGATTGTGAGTAAATGGACGGGAATCCCTGTCACCAAAATGCTCCAAAGCGATAAACAAAAAGTGCTAGATGTTGAAGATAGACTTCGAGAAGAGGTGGTCGGTCAAGACAAAGCCTTGCATGCGATTGGGCGAACGATTAAGCGAAACAAAGCCGGACTTGGTAGTGATTCAAGACCAATCGGAAGCTTTATGTTCTTAGGTCCAACAGGTGTAGGTAAAACACAAAGTGCCAAAGCGTTGGCCAAATTTTTGTTTGACAGCGAAAAATCCCTCATTCGATTTGATATGAGTGAGTACATGGAAAAACATGCGGTGAGCAGACTCATCGGGGCGGCTCCAGGATATGTTGGCTATGATGAGGGAGGACAACTCACCGAAGCCGTCAGACGCAAACCTTATAGCGTGTTGCTATTTGATGAGGTCGAAAAAGCACATCCGGATGTCTTTAATATCTTGTTGCAAGTCTTAGATGATGGACGACTCACCGATAATAAAGGGGTGACGGTTGATTTTAAAAATACGATTATCATCTTGACGTCAAACATCGCGAGTGACAAGATTATGGAGAATCCGCAAAATTGCGAAAAAGATGTGATGAATGAGATTAAACGTTACTTTAAGCCAGAGTTTTTGAACCGACTTGATGATATCGTGATTTTTAATCCGCTTAGTTTTGAAGACATCAAAAATATCGTCAATATTATGTTCACAGAATTGGAACAACGTGTGGGCGAACGCGGTATTAAAATCAGCTTAGATGAGAGTGCAAAAGAGCTCATCGCCCAAGCAGGATTTGATCCGGTATTTGGGGCACGACCACTCAAAAGAGCATTATACGAACTTGTAGAAGATCGTTTGGCAGATATGATTTTGAGAGATGAGTTAAGTGAGGGCTCCGATGTTGCTATCAAAGCGTATCAAGATGAATTGGTTTTTGAATTACTGTAA
- a CDS encoding S41 family peptidase — MKHSKIASLGFILTLSGATLLLSSTLFAQTQESEASRLQALSKYTRVVGTIEKYYVDDINITAIVNKSIEGLMANLDAHSSFLDKKNYKDLKIQTDGEFGGLGITVGMKNGALTVIAPIEGTPADKAGIKAGDIILKINDLSTLGMTIDEAVSHMRGKPKTKIVLTIVREGESKPLEITIIRDIITVDAVYAKTIEKDNILYLRVTSFSKNVVEEAKKAISSHRDAKGIILDLRNNPGGLLNQAVGLVDLFVDKGVIVSQKGRDAGEDIQYDATKSATISRLPMSVLVNGGSASASEIVSGALQDLKRAVIVGEKTFGKGSVQVILPINKTEALRLTIARYYLPSGRTIQAVGVTPDVTVYAGKVPHKVNAFSIKEKELKKHLQSELQKIEKKKVKKKVSKKDVITNSEIEKDIQLKTAIDVIKVLSLKPKNN, encoded by the coding sequence ATGAAACATTCTAAAATTGCCAGCTTAGGTTTTATTTTAACGCTAAGCGGAGCGACACTTTTGCTCTCCTCTACGCTTTTTGCACAAACACAAGAAAGTGAAGCGAGCAGATTGCAAGCATTGTCCAAATATACCCGAGTCGTAGGTACCATAGAAAAATATTATGTTGATGATATCAATATCACCGCAATCGTCAATAAATCTATCGAAGGTTTGATGGCTAATCTTGATGCCCACTCTTCTTTTCTCGATAAGAAAAATTACAAAGACCTCAAAATACAAACCGATGGCGAGTTTGGTGGTCTAGGCATTACTGTCGGTATGAAAAATGGTGCACTCACCGTCATCGCACCGATTGAGGGAACCCCTGCTGATAAAGCCGGAATCAAAGCCGGTGATATTATCCTCAAAATCAATGATCTCTCAACACTCGGCATGACGATTGATGAAGCCGTCTCGCATATGAGAGGCAAACCAAAAACAAAAATCGTACTCACCATCGTAAGAGAAGGTGAAAGCAAACCATTGGAAATTACCATTATTCGTGACATCATCACCGTAGATGCTGTTTATGCCAAAACCATTGAAAAAGACAATATTCTCTATCTCAGAGTCACCAGTTTTAGCAAAAATGTTGTAGAAGAAGCCAAAAAAGCAATTTCAAGTCATCGCGATGCCAAAGGAATTATCCTCGATCTTAGAAATAATCCAGGCGGACTTTTGAACCAAGCAGTGGGTCTTGTGGACCTCTTTGTGGATAAGGGAGTTATCGTCTCACAAAAAGGAAGAGACGCCGGTGAAGACATCCAATATGATGCAACAAAATCTGCTACTATATCGAGACTTCCGATGAGTGTTTTAGTCAATGGAGGCAGTGCGAGTGCAAGTGAAATTGTCAGTGGGGCATTGCAAGATTTAAAACGTGCTGTTATTGTGGGTGAAAAAACCTTTGGTAAAGGAAGCGTTCAAGTCATCCTTCCTATCAATAAAACCGAAGCACTTAGATTGACCATAGCAAGATATTATTTGCCAAGTGGCCGTACTATCCAAGCAGTCGGCGTGACTCCTGATGTCACCGTTTATGCGGGTAAAGTACCACATAAAGTCAATGCATTTTCTATCAAAGAAAAAGAGCTTAAGAAACATTTACAAAGCGAATTGCAAAAAATCGAGAAGAAAAAAGTCAAAAAGAAAGTATCAAAAAAAGACGTAATTACCAATAGTGAAATCGAAAAGGACATCCAACTCAAAACAGCCATCGATGTCATTAAAGTTTTGTCTTTAAAACCAAAAAATAACTAG
- a CDS encoding sensor domain-containing diguanylate cyclase codes for MKNRREQDLRTSPSHIKDCEPLLYSIVNSLPSMIGYWDKDLHCHFANNAYTFWFDKHPKEIIGMTFKELAGEKIFTDNTPYIRKVLAGEAQHFEKTLKKANGKLGHIIGHYIPDFDAQGHVQGFSILANEVTDLKETEAQLKLAACVFENTLDGVLITDSNGLILSVNPAFIEITGYSEAEVLNQNPRILKSNRHDAAFYAAMWEDIKTKGQWKGKVWNRRKNGDLYLERMTISMVRNGDGEAIRYVSVFSDITALWHKDEYIKHLAFHDALTNLPNRTALIKTIDQKLENLYHDTYNFALMFLDLDGFKKVNDHYGHDIGDKLLQEIAKRLLSLVRQSDTIARVGGDEFIFILNNPKGKEEIKHVAQRIIDSLNQPIIIEEAHLQVGTSIGIALSPQHGHTSDMLIKNADTAMYTAKSRGENNLSFFSN; via the coding sequence ATGAAAAATAGGAGAGAGCAAGACCTAAGAACATCACCATCTCACATAAAAGATTGTGAACCATTACTATATTCTATCGTCAACTCACTACCTAGTATGATTGGGTATTGGGACAAAGATTTGCATTGTCATTTTGCTAATAATGCCTATACTTTTTGGTTTGATAAACACCCCAAAGAGATCATTGGCATGACATTTAAAGAACTCGCCGGAGAAAAAATTTTTACTGACAATACGCCCTATATCCGCAAGGTCTTAGCGGGAGAAGCTCAGCACTTTGAGAAAACTCTCAAAAAAGCCAATGGTAAATTAGGACATATTATCGGACATTATATTCCAGATTTTGATGCCCAAGGACACGTTCAGGGATTTTCAATTTTAGCCAATGAAGTGACCGATTTAAAAGAGACAGAGGCGCAACTCAAACTCGCAGCATGTGTTTTTGAAAATACGCTCGATGGGGTCTTAATCACAGATTCTAATGGCCTTATCTTATCGGTAAATCCCGCTTTCATAGAGATTACTGGCTACAGTGAAGCTGAAGTCCTAAATCAAAATCCCCGCATACTAAAATCAAACCGTCATGATGCCGCTTTTTATGCCGCAATGTGGGAAGATATAAAAACAAAAGGCCAATGGAAAGGGAAGGTTTGGAATCGTCGCAAAAATGGCGATCTTTATCTGGAGCGTATGACGATTAGTATGGTACGCAATGGAGACGGTGAAGCCATCCGCTATGTCTCCGTTTTTAGTGATATTACCGCTTTATGGCATAAAGATGAATACATCAAACATTTAGCCTTTCATGATGCCCTGACCAATCTGCCAAATCGTACGGCGTTGATTAAGACAATCGACCAAAAGTTAGAAAATTTGTATCATGATACTTACAATTTCGCACTGATGTTTTTAGACTTAGATGGCTTTAAAAAGGTCAATGACCACTACGGTCATGATATAGGAGATAAATTATTGCAAGAAATTGCCAAACGGCTTCTCTCACTCGTACGACAATCTGACACCATAGCCCGTGTCGGTGGTGATGAATTTATCTTTATTCTCAATAATCCAAAAGGCAAAGAGGAGATTAAGCACGTAGCACAGCGCATCATCGATTCATTAAACCAACCCATCATCATCGAAGAAGCGCACCTTCAAGTAGGCACTTCTATTGGAATTGCGCTTTCTCCTCAACATGGTCATACCTCTGATATGCTTATCAAAAATGCTGATACGGCGATGTATACCGCCAAAAGCCGGGGAGAAAATAACCTCAGCTTTTTTTCAAACTAA
- a CDS encoding DMT family transporter yields the protein MRYLIMITLIWAFSFSFIGEFLAGRVDSYFAVLIRVALASLIFLPLTKFRGIATELKLKIMLIGSVQIGLMYIFFYQSFLFLSVPEVILFTIFTPIYVTLIYDGLKGQFKPLYLISTGVAVFGAYIIRYHNISAEFITGFLMVQGANICFAIGQSAYKKVMESHQNIKQRDVFGYFHFGALGVSLVAFALFSHHDKLSPTMTQWGVLLWLGIVASGLGYFLWNKGACEVDAGVLAIMNNALVPVGLIMNLFIWGKQTNYLLLFLGSIIIALSLWLHQFFIKHYQVRSI from the coding sequence ATGCGTTATTTGATCATGATAACATTGATTTGGGCTTTTTCATTTAGTTTTATTGGTGAGTTTTTAGCCGGTCGCGTTGATAGTTATTTTGCGGTACTGATTCGTGTGGCTTTGGCCTCGCTGATTTTCTTGCCTTTAACAAAATTTCGTGGTATTGCCACAGAATTAAAACTCAAAATCATGTTAATTGGTAGCGTGCAAATTGGTTTGATGTACATTTTCTTTTATCAATCATTTTTATTTCTCAGTGTTCCTGAAGTCATACTCTTTACGATTTTTACACCCATCTATGTGACATTGATTTATGATGGACTCAAAGGGCAATTTAAGCCATTGTATCTTATCAGTACGGGCGTGGCGGTTTTTGGGGCATATATCATCAGATATCACAACATCAGTGCAGAATTTATCACGGGCTTTTTGATGGTGCAAGGGGCTAATATCTGCTTTGCAATCGGACAGAGTGCCTATAAAAAAGTGATGGAATCGCATCAAAATATCAAACAACGTGATGTCTTTGGATATTTTCATTTTGGCGCATTGGGTGTGAGTTTGGTTGCTTTTGCTCTATTTTCTCATCATGATAAACTCTCTCCTACGATGACACAATGGGGTGTTTTACTCTGGTTGGGAATTGTTGCCTCAGGATTGGGATATTTCTTGTGGAACAAAGGTGCCTGCGAAGTGGATGCTGGTGTACTAGCTATCATGAACAACGCTTTGGTGCCCGTGGGACTTATTATGAACCTTTTCATATGGGGAAAACAGACCAATTATCTCTTACTCTTTTTAGGGAGTATTATTATTGCATTGTCCTTATGGTTACATCAATTTTTTATCAAGCATTACCAAGTTCGTAGTATTTAA
- the purC gene encoding phosphoribosylaminoimidazolesuccinocarboxamide synthase, which yields MKKLGLLYEGKGKKLYKTDDENLLITEFKDDLTAFNAEKKGTEAGKGALNCKISTHLFHILEAQGIKTHLVDTLSENTQLVKKVSIIPIEVIVRNRATGSLTQRLGIEEGKKLPFALIEFCYKNDALHDPILNDEHCLLMNLVKSESDLEELKRLAREINSILKKFFEARHIDLIDFKIEFGIDHDGNILLADEISPDSCRLWDMNTHEKLDKDRFRQDIGSVKGAYEEVLRRIVSQ from the coding sequence TTGAAAAAGTTAGGATTGCTCTATGAGGGCAAAGGTAAAAAGTTATATAAAACTGATGATGAGAACCTGCTCATTACAGAATTCAAAGATGATCTCACAGCATTTAATGCTGAAAAAAAGGGCACAGAAGCAGGTAAAGGTGCCCTCAATTGCAAAATCAGTACGCACCTGTTTCATATCCTAGAAGCACAAGGCATCAAAACACATCTTGTTGACACTTTGAGTGAGAACACACAATTAGTCAAAAAAGTGAGTATTATCCCGATTGAAGTGATTGTCAGAAATAGAGCAACGGGCTCATTAACACAAAGATTAGGCATCGAAGAAGGTAAAAAATTGCCTTTTGCCTTGATTGAATTTTGCTATAAGAATGATGCCTTGCATGATCCTATTCTCAATGATGAGCATTGCCTTTTGATGAACCTCGTCAAGAGTGAGTCCGATTTAGAAGAGCTTAAACGTCTCGCCCGTGAGATTAATAGTATTTTGAAAAAGTTTTTTGAAGCAAGACATATCGATTTGATTGATTTCAAAATAGAATTTGGCATTGATCATGATGGCAATATTCTGCTAGCAGATGAAATCAGTCCAGACAGTTGTCGTCTTTGGGATATGAACACTCATGAAAAACTCGATAAAGACCGATTTAGACAAGATATTGGTAGTGTTAAGGGCGCCTATGAAGAGGTTCTTAGAAGAATTGTCAGCCAATAA
- a CDS encoding Csu type fimbrial protein yields MLSFNRMLFFASLAVGLLNAASTTTTFTVNATVINTCHISATDLNFGNYDPLSVTPTDGTSTITVTCVLNSAYEVALDKGSGSGSDFTTGRKMTGDTNATELLTYNLYTEASHTTVWGDGTGSSTVSGTGSGPLSSINHTVYGRIPANENVSAQTYQDTITATINY; encoded by the coding sequence ATGTTATCTTTTAATCGTATGCTATTTTTCGCTTCTTTAGCAGTGGGTCTGCTAAATGCTGCGAGTACAACTACTACTTTTACCGTCAATGCAACGGTAATCAACACCTGTCATATCAGTGCCACAGATCTTAATTTTGGTAATTATGACCCACTCTCTGTAACACCGACTGATGGGACTAGTACCATCACCGTCACATGCGTGCTAAATAGTGCTTATGAAGTAGCACTAGACAAAGGCAGTGGATCAGGCAGTGATTTTACTACGGGGCGTAAAATGACAGGAGATACCAATGCAACAGAATTGTTGACATACAATCTCTATACAGAGGCGTCACATACCACGGTTTGGGGCGACGGAACAGGTTCATCCACGGTTTCCGGTACGGGTAGCGGCCCTTTGAGTTCGATTAATCATACCGTCTATGGGCGCATTCCTGCAAATGAGAATGTGTCAGCACAAACTTATCAGGACACGATTACTGCAACCATTAATTATTGA